The proteins below come from a single Gordonia pseudamarae genomic window:
- a CDS encoding alpha/beta hydrolase, whose amino-acid sequence MPTGSELSTDSSSRTDPATGEPHGQYPTALVGLPGTGSDADYVQRAFGPAATRLGLELIASQPADDLVAGHLAVLDEAARNHRSILVGGVSIGAALAVRWALTRELSAPDPTVGRCAGILAALPPWSGDDRHAPARASATATADSIRDLGLEATISAMRASSPAWLADELARSWAFFGDRLESQLRQAAAFVSPRTDEIARLRTPLAITASLDDPIHPLLVARAWCEAAPRAAVTELPLAEWGTDPALLGDTTARTWTALL is encoded by the coding sequence ATGCCGACGGGTTCCGAGTTGTCCACCGATTCATCCTCGCGCACCGATCCGGCCACCGGTGAGCCGCACGGGCAGTACCCGACGGCGCTGGTCGGGCTACCGGGGACCGGGTCCGACGCCGACTATGTTCAGCGCGCATTCGGACCCGCCGCGACCCGACTCGGGCTGGAACTGATCGCCTCCCAGCCGGCCGACGACCTGGTCGCCGGGCATCTCGCCGTCCTGGACGAGGCCGCCCGCAACCATCGGTCGATCCTCGTCGGCGGCGTGTCGATCGGGGCGGCCCTCGCCGTGCGGTGGGCGTTGACACGCGAGCTGTCCGCACCCGATCCGACCGTCGGCCGGTGTGCGGGAATCCTGGCCGCGCTACCGCCGTGGTCGGGCGACGACAGGCATGCCCCGGCCCGGGCATCGGCCACCGCCACCGCCGATTCGATCCGCGACCTCGGCCTGGAGGCGACGATTTCGGCGATGCGCGCGTCGTCGCCGGCATGGCTGGCCGACGAGCTGGCCCGGTCGTGGGCGTTCTTCGGGGACCGCCTCGAAAGCCAGCTCCGCCAGGCCGCGGCGTTCGTGAGCCCGCGCACCGACGAGATCGCGCGGCTGCGGACACCGCTGGCGATCACCGCCTCCCTCGACGACCCGATCCACCCGCTGCTGGTGGCGCGCGCCTGGTGCGAGGCCGCACCCCGGGCCGCCGTGACCGAACTGCCGCTCGCCGAATGGGGCACCGACCCGGCGCTCCTCGGTGACACCACGGCCCGGACGTGGACGGCGCTGCTCTGA
- the dxs gene encoding 1-deoxy-D-xylulose-5-phosphate synthase, with translation MGVLDRIDSPADLRSLSDDEMVELAAEIRAFLIEKVAASGGHIGPNLGVVELTLALHRVFDSPHDPILFDTGHQSYVHKIVTGRKAGFDKLRQRGGLTGYQERAESEHDWIESSHASAALSYTDGLAKSFELTGQDRTVVAVVGDGALTGGMCWEALNNIAAADRPVVVVVNDNGRSYAPTIGGFARHLSGLRLQPGYERLLTEGRRALQKLPVVGEPAYAVLHGMKSGLKDLLAPQAMFTDLGIKYVGPVNGHDIVELESAFAQAKAFGGPVIVHAVTRKGMGYEPAENHEEDQMHATGVIDPVTGRATSVSPLGWTEVFSAALIEAGARRKDIVAITAAMPGPTGTLPFGEKFPDRLFDVGIAEQHALTSAAGLALGGLHPVVAIYSTFLNRAFDQLLMDVALLRQPVTVVLDRSGITGPDGPSHHGMWDLSLLAMVPGMRVAAPRDAVRLREEFAEAIATDTGPTAVRFSKGAVPEDIRSVQRLADGVDVLRRGVPGAGTVSGDVLIVAVGAFCSLALDTADRLSQQGIAATVVDPRWVLPVPGSIVGLARTHRLVVTLEDGGISGGVGSAVAAAVSAADLVVPVQQRGIPQEFIEMGSRGEILAELGLTAQDLARSITATVSRMQSIPELGDDALADAPADQAADSRTADSHADD, from the coding sequence ATGGGCGTGCTCGATCGGATAGATTCTCCTGCCGATCTCCGGTCGCTCTCCGACGACGAGATGGTCGAACTGGCCGCGGAGATCCGCGCGTTCCTCATCGAGAAGGTCGCCGCCAGCGGCGGACATATCGGCCCCAACCTCGGCGTCGTGGAATTGACGTTGGCGTTGCACCGGGTGTTCGATTCGCCGCACGATCCGATCCTGTTCGACACCGGCCACCAGTCGTACGTGCACAAGATCGTCACCGGCCGCAAAGCCGGTTTCGACAAGCTGCGCCAGCGTGGCGGGCTCACCGGCTATCAGGAGCGAGCCGAGAGCGAGCACGACTGGATAGAGTCCTCGCACGCGTCGGCGGCGCTGTCCTACACCGACGGCCTGGCCAAATCGTTCGAGCTGACCGGGCAGGACCGCACCGTGGTGGCGGTCGTCGGGGACGGTGCGCTCACCGGTGGCATGTGCTGGGAGGCGCTTAACAACATCGCCGCCGCCGACCGGCCGGTGGTGGTCGTCGTCAACGACAACGGCCGTTCCTATGCCCCAACGATCGGCGGATTCGCCCGGCACCTGTCGGGTCTACGCCTGCAGCCCGGGTACGAGAGGCTCCTCACCGAGGGCCGCCGGGCGCTGCAGAAGCTTCCGGTGGTCGGCGAACCGGCGTACGCGGTGTTGCACGGTATGAAGAGTGGTCTGAAGGATCTGCTCGCCCCGCAGGCCATGTTCACCGATCTCGGGATCAAGTACGTCGGGCCGGTCAACGGCCACGACATCGTTGAACTCGAATCGGCGTTCGCGCAGGCCAAGGCGTTCGGTGGGCCGGTCATCGTGCATGCCGTCACCCGCAAGGGCATGGGCTACGAGCCCGCCGAGAACCACGAGGAAGACCAGATGCACGCCACGGGCGTCATCGATCCGGTCACCGGGCGGGCCACCAGTGTGTCACCGCTGGGCTGGACCGAGGTGTTCTCGGCCGCACTCATCGAGGCCGGTGCCCGCCGCAAGGACATCGTCGCCATCACCGCCGCGATGCCCGGCCCGACCGGCACGCTGCCCTTCGGGGAGAAGTTCCCGGATCGACTTTTCGACGTCGGAATCGCCGAGCAGCACGCGTTGACCTCCGCCGCAGGACTCGCCCTGGGCGGCCTGCATCCCGTGGTGGCCATCTACTCCACCTTCCTCAACCGGGCGTTCGACCAGCTGTTGATGGATGTGGCCCTGTTGCGGCAGCCGGTGACAGTGGTCCTCGACCGTTCCGGCATCACCGGACCCGACGGACCGAGCCATCACGGCATGTGGGATCTGTCGCTGTTGGCGATGGTGCCCGGGATGCGGGTGGCCGCTCCGCGCGACGCGGTGCGTCTGCGTGAGGAGTTCGCCGAGGCGATCGCCACCGACACCGGACCCACCGCTGTGAGGTTCTCCAAAGGTGCTGTGCCCGAAGACATCCGGTCCGTTCAGCGACTGGCCGACGGAGTGGATGTGCTGCGCCGCGGCGTGCCGGGCGCGGGAACGGTCAGTGGTGATGTGCTCATCGTCGCGGTCGGTGCGTTCTGCTCGCTCGCGCTCGACACCGCCGACCGGTTGTCACAGCAGGGGATCGCGGCCACCGTCGTCGACCCGCGCTGGGTGCTGCCGGTTCCCGGATCGATCGTCGGCCTGGCCCGCACGCATCGTCTGGTGGTGACGCTGGAGGACGGCGGCATCAGCGGTGGCGTCGGTTCGGCCGTCGCGGCGGCGGTGAGTGCCGCTGATCTGGTGGTTCCGGTGCAGCAGCGGGGTATCCCGCAGGAATTCATCGAGATGGGGTCGCGCGGAGAGATTCTCGCCGAGCTCGGGTTGACCGCACAGGACCTGGCGCGGTCCATCACGGCAACCGTTTCGCGGATGCAGTCGATTCCCGAACTCGGTGACGACGCACTCGCGGATGCTCCGGCCGATCAGGCCGCGGATTCGCGCACCGCCGACTCGCACGCCGACGACTGA
- a CDS encoding potassium channel family protein: protein MKIAIAGAGAVGRSIARELLANAHEVTLFERLASHIDTAAVPEATWVLGDACELTNLERAQLHLFDVMIAATGDDKANLVVSLLAKTEFAVNRVVARVNDPRNEWLFGEDWGVDVAVSTPRLLASLVEEAVSVGDLVRLMTFRQGQANLVELTLPANTPLAGKPVRKLALPRDAALVAILRGRRVIVPQSDDSIEGGDELVFIAPEETEDALYAAMQVTH, encoded by the coding sequence GTGAAGATCGCCATCGCCGGAGCCGGGGCCGTCGGCCGCTCCATCGCGCGCGAACTGCTCGCCAACGCGCACGAGGTCACCCTGTTCGAGCGACTCGCCTCGCACATCGACACCGCGGCGGTACCCGAGGCCACCTGGGTCCTCGGCGACGCCTGCGAGCTGACCAATCTCGAACGCGCCCAACTGCACCTGTTCGACGTGATGATCGCCGCGACCGGCGACGACAAGGCCAACCTGGTGGTCAGTCTGCTGGCGAAGACCGAGTTCGCCGTCAACCGGGTCGTGGCCCGGGTCAACGATCCCCGCAACGAATGGCTCTTCGGCGAGGACTGGGGTGTGGACGTCGCGGTGTCCACACCACGGCTGTTGGCCTCGCTGGTCGAGGAGGCGGTGTCGGTGGGTGATCTGGTGCGTCTGATGACCTTTCGGCAGGGTCAGGCGAACCTGGTCGAGCTCACGCTGCCCGCCAACACCCCGCTCGCCGGCAAACCGGTGCGCAAGCTGGCGCTACCACGCGACGCGGCGCTGGTTGCGATCCTGCGCGGGCGCCGCGTCATCGTGCCGCAGTCCGACGATTCGATCGAGGGCGGCGACGAGTTGGTGTTCATTGCCCCCGAGGAGACCGAGGACGCACTGTACGCGGCTATGCAGGTGACGCACTGA
- a CDS encoding alpha/beta hydrolase — MPTEERQFLGAHGHVIRYDVSIPDGESRGVVLIAHGLAEHGRRYGHVVRAMVAAGFTVAVPDHLGHGRSDGKRLRISNFADYTDDIDTVLDAVRIDGLPTFLLGHSMGGCIALDYALDHQDRLDGLVLSGAAVVPGSDLSPILVRLAPVLGRLVPWLPSTALDAESISRDPKVVADYDNDPLVVRGKVPAGLGGALMTTMQSFPGRLPSLRIPLLVMHGGDDALTEPEGSRMVDRLAGSTDKTLIIYDGLFHEIFNEPERETVIGTTVDWLTAHADAARVS, encoded by the coding sequence GTGCCGACCGAAGAACGCCAATTCCTGGGCGCCCACGGGCATGTCATCCGCTATGACGTGAGCATCCCCGACGGTGAGTCGCGCGGCGTGGTGCTCATCGCACACGGTCTCGCCGAGCACGGCCGACGCTACGGCCATGTGGTGCGGGCGATGGTGGCGGCCGGCTTCACGGTCGCGGTCCCCGACCATCTCGGGCACGGGCGTTCCGATGGAAAGCGACTGCGGATCAGCAATTTCGCCGACTACACCGACGATATCGACACCGTGCTCGATGCGGTGCGGATCGACGGACTGCCCACGTTCCTGCTCGGGCACAGCATGGGCGGCTGCATCGCGCTCGACTACGCCCTCGATCACCAGGACCGTCTCGACGGCCTGGTGCTCTCTGGTGCGGCCGTGGTCCCCGGGTCCGATCTGTCGCCGATCCTGGTCAGACTCGCCCCGGTCCTGGGCCGCCTGGTGCCCTGGCTGCCGTCCACCGCGCTCGACGCGGAAAGCATCTCGCGCGACCCGAAAGTGGTGGCCGACTACGACAACGATCCGTTGGTGGTGCGCGGCAAGGTCCCCGCGGGCCTCGGCGGCGCGTTGATGACCACCATGCAGTCCTTTCCCGGACGCCTTCCCTCGCTCCGGATCCCGCTGCTGGTGATGCATGGCGGCGACGACGCGCTGACCGAGCCCGAGGGCAGCCGGATGGTCGACCGACTGGCCGGGTCGACGGACAAAACGCTGATCATCTACGACGGGCTGTTCCACGAGATCTTCAACGAACCCGAACGTGAGACGGTGATCGGCACGACCGTGGACTGGCTCACCGCACACGCCGACGCGGCCCGGGTGTCCTAG
- a CDS encoding DUF3710 domain-containing protein has product MARQNANQGLSIGQAAGPYDIDALVTSLAELQNSHLDLGSVLVPVVEGGQVTVEMTADHQPEAVYLVTPFGRIGVAAFAAPKTPGLWREVVRELAESLRDSGAGTSIEDGHWGREVVAEVPGTVHRFIGVDGPRWLVRCVSSGPTEATEPLSQLARAVLAESVVRRGNEPYPPREALPIELPDVLAAQVAAAQQEMAESGEPGFENIDAGADEVSEQGLDAQGFNSDGVSAGGALDQLAQATVVPSDEPDYDDPVADDHGDDPDGQAQDPARGADAPSTGSAMQRLRRSWRR; this is encoded by the coding sequence ATGGCTCGGCAGAACGCGAACCAGGGGTTGAGCATCGGCCAGGCAGCCGGTCCGTACGATATCGACGCACTGGTCACTTCGCTTGCGGAGCTACAGAATTCGCACCTTGACCTGGGGTCGGTGCTGGTTCCGGTGGTCGAGGGCGGGCAGGTCACCGTCGAGATGACCGCCGATCATCAGCCGGAGGCGGTGTATCTGGTGACACCGTTCGGCCGGATCGGCGTCGCGGCGTTCGCCGCTCCCAAGACTCCGGGCCTGTGGCGCGAAGTGGTGCGCGAGCTCGCCGAGTCGTTGCGCGACAGCGGGGCCGGCACGTCGATCGAGGACGGGCACTGGGGCCGGGAGGTGGTTGCCGAGGTGCCGGGAACCGTGCACAGGTTCATCGGTGTCGACGGTCCGCGCTGGCTCGTGCGGTGTGTCTCCAGCGGGCCGACCGAGGCCACCGAGCCGCTCAGTCAGCTCGCCCGGGCGGTCCTGGCCGAGTCGGTGGTCCGGCGTGGCAACGAGCCGTACCCACCGCGGGAGGCGCTGCCGATCGAGCTTCCCGACGTGCTCGCCGCCCAGGTTGCCGCGGCGCAGCAGGAGATGGCCGAGTCGGGGGAGCCGGGGTTCGAGAACATCGACGCCGGTGCGGACGAGGTGAGCGAACAGGGGCTGGACGCACAGGGGTTCAATTCCGATGGCGTGAGCGCGGGTGGCGCGCTCGACCAGCTGGCGCAGGCGACCGTGGTGCCCTCGGACGAGCCCGACTACGACGACCCGGTCGCCGACGATCACGGCGACGATCCGGACGGGCAGGCTCAGGATCCCGCCCGGGGTGCGGATGCGCCGTCGACGGGTTCTGCGATGCAGCGGTTGCGCAGGTCCTGGCGTCGCTGA
- a CDS encoding APC family permease, which produces MSTVSKVSVAVKRLLLGRPFRSDKLDHTLLPKRIALPVFASDAMSSVAYAPQEIFLVLSIAGVSALTFTPWVAVAVAVVMVVVVASYRQNVHAYPSGGGDYEIANVNLGPNAGLTVGSALLVDYVLTVAVSIASAAENIGSAVPFVHEHKVWFSVAAIAVLTAINLRGIKESGAVLAIPTYAFIIGVGAMLVWGFVEVFLLDRDLNAETSGFGLRAEDHHLAGIAFVFLIARAFSSGCAALTGVEAISNGVPAFRKPKSRNAAATLLMLGAFSITLLLGIVLLAQKIGAKYVMDPANDLIGAPADYHQKSMIAQLAMAVFGDVSIGFYFVAIATALILVLAANTAFNGFPLLASVLAQDRYLPRQMHTRGDRLAFSNGILFLAVAAVIFVIAFGAEVTVLIQLYIVGVFVSFTLSQTGMVRHWTRLLRTETDPQARRRMVQSRVVNFVGLVMTASVLVVVLITKFTAGAWIAIVLMVAIFGLMKLIHSHYANVQRELDRDDESAVLPSRTHSIVLVSGLNLATRRAVRYARATRPDTLEAITVNVDDRSTRTLVSRWEASEIEVPLKVIASPYREITRPVIDYVRRVRRESPRDVVTVFIPEYVVGHWWEQILHNQSALRLKSRLLFEPGVMVTSVPWQLNSSDRLKDRDMNVYGPGDTRRGMGGTERR; this is translated from the coding sequence GTGTCCACCGTCTCCAAGGTGTCTGTCGCGGTCAAGCGCCTGTTGCTCGGCCGGCCGTTCCGCAGCGACAAACTCGATCACACCCTGCTGCCCAAACGCATCGCGCTACCCGTTTTCGCCTCCGATGCGATGTCGTCGGTGGCGTACGCGCCGCAGGAGATCTTCCTGGTCCTGTCGATCGCCGGGGTCAGCGCGCTGACTTTCACTCCGTGGGTGGCGGTCGCGGTGGCCGTGGTGATGGTGGTCGTGGTGGCCAGCTACCGCCAGAACGTGCACGCCTATCCCTCCGGCGGCGGCGACTACGAGATCGCCAACGTCAACCTGGGGCCGAACGCGGGGCTCACCGTCGGCAGCGCGCTGCTCGTCGACTATGTGCTGACCGTGGCGGTGTCGATCGCCTCGGCCGCCGAGAACATCGGGTCCGCGGTCCCGTTCGTCCACGAGCACAAGGTCTGGTTCAGCGTGGCCGCGATCGCCGTGCTGACCGCGATCAATCTGCGCGGAATCAAGGAATCCGGTGCGGTTCTGGCGATCCCGACCTATGCGTTCATCATCGGTGTGGGTGCCATGTTGGTGTGGGGTTTTGTGGAAGTTTTCCTCCTGGACCGAGACCTGAATGCTGAGACCAGCGGGTTCGGGCTGCGAGCCGAGGACCATCACCTGGCCGGGATCGCGTTCGTGTTCCTGATCGCCCGGGCCTTCTCGTCCGGTTGCGCCGCGCTCACCGGGGTGGAGGCGATCAGCAACGGGGTGCCCGCCTTCCGCAAGCCCAAGTCGCGCAACGCGGCGGCCACATTGCTCATGCTCGGCGCGTTCTCCATCACCCTGCTGCTGGGTATCGTGTTGCTGGCCCAGAAGATCGGCGCCAAGTACGTGATGGATCCGGCGAACGACCTGATCGGTGCACCCGCGGACTACCACCAGAAGTCGATGATCGCGCAGTTGGCGATGGCCGTCTTCGGTGACGTCTCGATCGGTTTCTACTTCGTGGCCATCGCGACCGCACTCATCCTGGTTCTGGCCGCCAACACCGCGTTCAACGGCTTTCCGCTGCTGGCCTCGGTGCTGGCGCAGGACCGCTACCTGCCCCGGCAGATGCACACCCGCGGTGACCGGCTCGCCTTCAGCAACGGCATCCTGTTCCTTGCGGTGGCCGCGGTCATCTTCGTGATCGCCTTCGGCGCCGAGGTCACCGTGCTGATCCAGCTGTACATCGTGGGCGTGTTCGTGTCGTTCACGCTGAGCCAGACGGGGATGGTGCGGCACTGGACGCGGCTGCTGCGCACGGAGACCGACCCGCAGGCGCGGCGGCGGATGGTGCAGTCCAGGGTGGTCAACTTCGTGGGCCTGGTGATGACCGCGTCCGTGCTGGTGGTGGTGCTGATCACCAAGTTCACCGCCGGTGCGTGGATCGCGATCGTGCTGATGGTGGCGATCTTCGGGTTGATGAAGCTGATCCACTCACACTACGCGAATGTGCAGCGTGAACTCGACCGCGACGACGAGAGCGCCGTCCTGCCCAGCCGCACCCACTCGATCGTGCTGGTGTCGGGTCTGAATCTCGCCACCCGCCGCGCCGTCCGCTACGCGCGCGCCACCAGACCCGACACACTGGAGGCGATCACGGTCAATGTCGACGACCGGTCCACCCGGACGCTGGTGTCGCGGTGGGAGGCCAGCGAGATCGAGGTGCCGCTCAAGGTGATCGCCTCGCCGTACCGGGAGATCACCCGGCCGGTGATCGACTATGTGCGCCGGGTCCGCCGCGAATCACCCCGCGATGTGGTGACCGTGTTCATTCCCGAGTACGTGGTGGGTCACTGGTGGGAGCAGATCCTGCACAATCAGTCCGCGTTGCGGCTCAAGAGCCGACTGCTGTTCGAACCCGGCGTGATGGTGACGTCGGTGCCGTGGCAGCTCAACTCCTCCGACCGGCTCAAGGATCGCGACATGAATGTATACGGACCCGGCGACACGCGCCGCGGCATGGGTGGGACGGAACGACGCTGA
- a CDS encoding potassium channel family protein, with the protein MRVVIMGCGRVGSSLAMSMNRRGHEVSIIDRDATSFIRLDQQFGGAKVVGVGFDRDVLVRAGIETADAFAAVSSGDNSNIIAARVARETFGVPRVVARIYDARRAEVYERLGIPTVATVPWTTERFVSALDETANTIEWRDPSGTLGVARIDVDESWIGTTVGRFQEQTGARIAFVSRVGRMILPDVKTVIQQDDQVYTAVLLDNLATARALAAGPAPARD; encoded by the coding sequence GTGCGCGTAGTCATCATGGGGTGCGGCAGGGTCGGATCATCGTTGGCGATGTCCATGAACCGCCGCGGCCACGAGGTCTCGATCATCGACCGCGACGCCACCTCGTTCATCCGGCTCGACCAGCAGTTCGGCGGCGCGAAAGTCGTCGGCGTCGGATTCGACCGCGACGTACTGGTCCGGGCCGGCATCGAAACAGCCGATGCGTTCGCCGCCGTGTCCTCGGGCGACAACTCCAACATCATCGCCGCACGGGTGGCCCGCGAGACCTTCGGCGTGCCGCGCGTCGTCGCCCGCATCTACGACGCCCGCCGCGCCGAGGTATACGAACGGCTCGGGATTCCGACCGTCGCCACCGTCCCGTGGACCACCGAACGTTTCGTCTCGGCGCTCGACGAGACCGCCAACACCATCGAATGGCGCGATCCGTCCGGCACGCTCGGGGTGGCCCGCATCGATGTCGACGAATCGTGGATCGGCACCACGGTGGGCCGGTTCCAGGAGCAGACCGGGGCGCGTATCGCCTTCGTCAGCCGAGTGGGCCGGATGATCCTGCCCGATGTCAAGACGGTCATTCAGCAGGACGACCAGGTGTATACCGCGGTCCTGCTCGACAACCTGGCCACCGCCCGGGCCCTGGCCGCCGGACCTGCCCCGGCACGGGACTGA
- a CDS encoding class I SAM-dependent RNA methyltransferase, giving the protein MTDLNVLDTELETVRMANGGDAVGHVDGRVVFVRGALPGERVRVRIEDRSNDRFWRAVVTDVLDPAPDRVPPACEAAAHGAGCCDLSFVEPAAARRLKTGVTADVLRRIGPLTDDGLAAAGLFDEGVRALGPDGEGWRIRTRLFVDDQGRAGVHAWHASTVIVGHHCSAPLAGLVAGLDVERFTPGAEIVAVAGADGRHLAEIAPPEPVRGDRGDRRHVQRTRRSRAAARSTRMLEGAETVPHTVGDRTWDIGVNGFWQAHRAAPATYAATVVAMMENVDVDPAGTVAWDLYGGAGIYAGALLDNAAAQVHVVDSDAGAISAASTTFAGEARLRAHRGEVAETAVGLPSPDIVVLDPPRTGAGRAVIDMIAAADPRVVVHVGCDVGRFARDLAFLAERGYRVRALRAFDAFPGTHHVETIACLTR; this is encoded by the coding sequence ATGACTGATCTGAATGTGCTGGACACCGAGCTGGAGACGGTGCGAATGGCAAACGGCGGCGACGCCGTCGGCCATGTCGACGGGCGGGTGGTGTTCGTGCGGGGCGCGTTGCCGGGTGAGCGGGTCCGGGTGCGGATCGAGGACCGCAGCAACGATCGTTTCTGGCGGGCCGTGGTCACCGACGTCCTCGATCCGGCTCCGGACCGGGTGCCGCCGGCGTGCGAGGCCGCGGCACACGGGGCCGGCTGCTGCGACCTGTCGTTCGTCGAGCCGGCCGCGGCGCGTCGACTCAAGACCGGGGTGACCGCCGACGTGCTGCGCCGCATCGGGCCGCTGACCGATGACGGACTGGCGGCCGCGGGACTTTTCGACGAGGGAGTGCGGGCGCTGGGACCGGACGGGGAGGGCTGGCGCATCCGCACCCGGCTGTTCGTCGACGATCAGGGCCGGGCCGGGGTGCATGCGTGGCACGCGAGCACGGTCATCGTCGGACACCATTGCAGCGCGCCGCTGGCCGGTCTGGTCGCCGGGCTGGACGTGGAGCGTTTCACCCCGGGCGCCGAGATCGTGGCCGTCGCCGGTGCAGACGGCCGCCATCTGGCCGAGATCGCGCCGCCGGAACCGGTGCGCGGAGACAGGGGCGACCGGCGGCATGTGCAGCGCACCCGCCGGAGTCGGGCCGCGGCACGCAGCACGAGAATGCTGGAGGGCGCGGAAACGGTGCCGCACACGGTCGGTGACCGTACTTGGGATATCGGGGTGAACGGGTTCTGGCAGGCGCACCGGGCGGCACCGGCCACCTATGCCGCCACCGTCGTCGCCATGATGGAGAACGTGGACGTCGATCCGGCGGGCACGGTGGCCTGGGACCTGTACGGGGGTGCGGGGATCTATGCGGGCGCGCTGCTCGACAATGCTGCCGCGCAGGTCCACGTGGTGGATTCGGACGCCGGTGCCATCAGTGCCGCGAGCACAACCTTCGCCGGTGAGGCGCGGCTCCGCGCGCATCGCGGCGAGGTCGCCGAGACCGCGGTGGGTCTGCCGTCTCCCGACATCGTGGTACTCGATCCGCCGCGGACGGGCGCCGGGCGCGCGGTGATCGACATGATCGCCGCTGCCGACCCGCGGGTGGTGGTGCATGTGGGCTGTGATGTCGGCCGTTTCGCCCGTGACCTGGCGTTCCTGGCCGAGCGTGGCTATCGTGTTCGCGCGCTGCGCGCGTTCGACGCCTTCCCGGGCACCCACCACGTGGAGACAATCGCCTGCCTCACCCGCTGA
- a CDS encoding DUF3159 domain-containing protein → MAPTTDSGAPDPERSAADPTGSGAPDSGRSGLAHGGETSLLDQMGGVSGLIYSTVPVAVFVPANAVGGLGWAIGTALAAAAVVFAVRLIRREGLTPAVSGLLGVVVCAFIAHRVGEAKGYFLFGIWSMLIYAAACVVSILVRWPLIGVAWHLVTGEGMGWRRQPAVLRAYDLATACWGIVFGARYLTQSALYDNDRTGWLAVARIGMGWPLTALAAIVTVYLVRRALAVSASPA, encoded by the coding sequence ATGGCGCCGACGACTGATTCCGGCGCCCCTGACCCCGAGCGGTCAGCAGCAGACCCGACCGGTTCCGGCGCGCCGGACTCCGGGCGCTCCGGGCTCGCCCATGGTGGCGAGACGTCTCTGCTGGACCAGATGGGCGGGGTGTCGGGACTGATCTATTCGACGGTCCCGGTCGCCGTCTTCGTCCCCGCGAACGCGGTCGGTGGACTCGGCTGGGCCATCGGCACGGCGCTGGCGGCGGCGGCGGTGGTATTCGCGGTCCGGCTCATCCGCCGCGAAGGGCTCACCCCGGCGGTCTCGGGCCTGCTCGGTGTGGTGGTCTGCGCGTTCATCGCACATCGCGTGGGCGAGGCCAAGGGCTATTTTCTGTTCGGCATCTGGTCGATGCTGATCTATGCGGCCGCGTGTGTGGTGTCGATTCTGGTGCGGTGGCCACTGATCGGGGTCGCGTGGCATCTGGTGACCGGTGAGGGGATGGGCTGGCGCAGGCAGCCGGCGGTGCTGCGGGCCTACGATCTGGCGACGGCGTGCTGGGGGATCGTGTTCGGCGCGCGCTACCTCACCCAGTCGGCCCTCTACGACAACGACCGGACCGGCTGGCTCGCCGTGGCCCGCATCGGCATGGGCTGGCCGTTGACGGCGCTCGCGGCGATCGTCACCGTGTACCTGGTCCGCCGGGCGCTGGCGGTCAGTGCGTCACCTGCATAG
- a CDS encoding OB-fold nucleic acid binding domain-containing protein: protein MTTAGYLKRLTRRLTEDLGEVETERISRESLARGGQRAAECCRGDEVTMHGELRSVETCSRTAKAGVKAEFFDGSDTVILKWLGRNRIPGIEPGRTVTVRGRLAEHDGSKVIYNPYYELYGADD, encoded by the coding sequence ATGACAACGGCTGGATATCTCAAGAGGCTGACTCGTCGGTTGACGGAGGATCTCGGTGAGGTCGAGACCGAACGCATCTCACGGGAGTCTCTGGCGCGTGGCGGCCAGCGGGCCGCGGAGTGCTGCCGGGGCGACGAGGTCACGATGCACGGTGAGTTGAGGTCGGTGGAGACGTGCTCACGCACCGCCAAGGCCGGCGTGAAGGCCGAGTTCTTCGACGGCAGTGACACGGTGATCCTCAAATGGCTCGGCCGCAACCGGATCCCGGGCATCGAACCCGGCCGGACGGTGACCGTGCGCGGCAGACTCGCCGAGCACGACGGCAGCAAGGTCATCTACAACCCGTACTACGAGTTGTATGGCGCCGACGACTGA